The following proteins come from a genomic window of Brevibacillus antibioticus:
- the walK gene encoding cell wall metabolism sensor histidine kinase WalK produces MRRLFKTVQWKMVIIYMLLILLAMQFISAYFAREVESYYINNFSEALNGQASLLASLLESDLRPHDGKESNTEQNRQYIDNLINNLVKINGANVQVIDQTRTVVATTDDKSTIGQRTSQPEVTVALLGTRSESMRIDPKTGARVKVLALPVKGDQIVYGAVYMIASMEGTYATIGKMNGILGTGTMIAMVITAVLGVVLARTITKPVKEMTRQARLVADGDFNSSVRVYSDDEIGQLGMAFNHMTLRLQEAILQQEEEREKLAGILSNMTDGVIAANRNGQIILFNRAAEDMLQVTMADVLLKRRTLYDLLGLPPEDEMSLYAQEEPLIIEMTLPNKEEVILRVTFTPLQHDSKKMGGIIAVVADVTEQQRLEQQRREFVANVSHELRTPLTTIKSYVEALLDGAVEEPELSQRFLKVTSSETERMIRLVNDLLQLSRFDSQGVRLHCKEADLNRLLRYAADRFSMFSEQQEVQLSLDMPSKLPQVYIDLDAINQVLDNLLSNAIKYTPQGGTVVLMAKEDHKQKRVQISIIDTGIGIPSRDLKRIFERFYRVDKARSRGQGGTGLGLAIARELVQAHGADIEITSEWNVGTTVTFWVPFAQGGKTG; encoded by the coding sequence ATGAGGCGGCTGTTCAAGACCGTTCAATGGAAAATGGTCATCATTTACATGCTGTTGATTTTGCTTGCGATGCAATTTATTAGTGCGTATTTTGCCCGGGAAGTCGAGAGCTACTACATCAACAACTTTTCCGAGGCCTTGAACGGACAAGCTAGTTTGTTAGCGAGTTTGCTGGAAAGCGATTTGCGCCCGCATGATGGGAAGGAATCCAACACCGAACAAAACCGTCAGTACATCGACAACCTGATCAACAACCTGGTAAAAATCAATGGAGCGAATGTGCAGGTCATCGATCAGACAAGAACGGTGGTTGCGACGACGGACGACAAAAGTACAATTGGACAGCGGACCTCGCAGCCTGAAGTGACGGTTGCCTTGCTCGGGACGCGCAGTGAATCGATGCGGATCGACCCGAAGACGGGGGCGCGGGTGAAGGTGTTGGCATTACCTGTTAAGGGCGATCAGATTGTATACGGTGCGGTCTACATGATCGCTTCGATGGAAGGCACTTATGCGACGATTGGTAAAATGAACGGCATCTTGGGGACAGGTACGATGATCGCCATGGTCATTACGGCGGTGCTCGGGGTCGTGTTGGCCCGCACTATCACCAAGCCTGTGAAGGAGATGACCCGTCAGGCACGATTGGTTGCAGACGGGGACTTTAACAGTAGTGTACGTGTCTATAGCGATGATGAAATTGGCCAACTCGGTATGGCCTTTAACCATATGACCTTACGTTTGCAGGAAGCCATCTTGCAGCAAGAGGAAGAGCGTGAGAAGCTCGCAGGGATTTTGAGCAACATGACGGACGGTGTTATTGCCGCAAACCGGAATGGACAGATCATCCTGTTTAATCGGGCCGCAGAAGATATGTTGCAGGTGACGATGGCTGACGTCCTTCTCAAGAGGCGCACCTTGTATGATCTGTTGGGTCTGCCGCCAGAGGATGAGATGTCGCTCTATGCGCAGGAAGAACCGCTTATTATTGAGATGACGCTGCCGAATAAGGAAGAAGTAATCCTGCGTGTGACGTTTACGCCCTTACAGCACGATAGCAAAAAAATGGGCGGGATCATCGCCGTCGTAGCCGATGTGACGGAGCAGCAACGACTGGAGCAGCAGCGACGCGAATTCGTGGCGAATGTATCGCATGAGCTGCGGACACCACTGACGACCATTAAAAGCTATGTGGAAGCGCTGCTGGATGGCGCAGTGGAAGAGCCAGAGCTGTCCCAAAGGTTCTTGAAGGTTACGTCGTCGGAGACAGAGCGCATGATTCGCTTGGTAAACGATTTGTTGCAGCTATCGCGGTTTGATTCGCAGGGGGTTCGTCTGCATTGCAAGGAAGCGGACCTCAATCGATTGCTTCGCTATGCTGCCGATCGTTTCTCCATGTTCAGTGAACAACAGGAGGTTCAGCTCAGTCTTGATATGCCGAGCAAGCTTCCGCAGGTTTATATTGATTTAGATGCGATCAATCAAGTATTGGATAATCTTCTGTCCAATGCAATCAAGTATACGCCTCAAGGAGGCACCGTGGTTCTTATGGCAAAAGAGGACCACAAGCAAAAGCGGGTCCAAATCTCCATCATCGACACAGGAATCGGTATTCCCAGCCGTGATTTGAAGCGAATCTTTGAGCGCTTCTACCGCGTAGACAAGGCGCGTTCGCGCGGTCAGGGTGGAACAGGTCTGGGATTGGCAATTGCCCGCGAATTAGTACAGGCACACGGTGCAGATATCGAGATTACGAGCGAATGGAACGTGGGAACGACAGTCACGTTCTGGGTGCCATTTGCCCAAGGAGGAAAAACGGGATGA
- a CDS encoding LysM peptidoglycan-binding domain-containing M23 family metallopeptidase codes for MHWSEWKAKLQERSSRIVRDCSDLAKRTMKRTSSYIQSHKKQSLSIAAGLVLTIAAGASAQYYYTSNVNSVYHVSVNGKEIGVVNDPNVIHNWTVAKLEEEKSKTGLNLQLADYITFEEEREFKAPFNNDAAVQALASVADLKVQGVKLMIDGKVVGYLPDQQSADEVLAEVKQKYSGVPATTGKKSVVAAASTVPVKPNPVKEVAFKENVEMQTETVDASQILSADKLEELLVKGTFKDMKHTVVEGDCIGCIAKKYDITSKDIYANNPGVTENTVLKLGQEINVTAVRPLVTVQVKEEVDQQEVIAFNTQIKNNDKVPKGETKVVQEGKNGSKTVKYEVLKENGQVVNRKVIKQDVTVQPVTQIMERGTKVIPSRGTGRLSWPASGYISSGFGKRWGSMHKGIDIAGAGSVMAADNGRVTFAGWNGDYGKSVIIDHGNGMKTLYGHMSIINVKAGDVVSQGKKIGVKGSTGQSTGVHLHFEVLQSGRNQNPIRYLK; via the coding sequence ATGCATTGGTCGGAATGGAAGGCCAAGCTGCAGGAACGGTCATCACGAATCGTTCGAGATTGCAGTGATCTGGCGAAACGTACAATGAAACGTACAAGCTCTTACATCCAGTCGCATAAAAAACAATCACTTTCAATTGCGGCAGGTCTAGTATTGACGATTGCTGCTGGAGCATCTGCACAATACTATTACACAAGCAATGTCAATTCTGTCTACCATGTCAGTGTGAACGGCAAAGAGATTGGCGTGGTAAATGATCCAAATGTGATACATAACTGGACAGTAGCAAAGCTGGAAGAGGAAAAGTCAAAAACAGGCCTCAACTTGCAATTGGCTGACTATATCACATTCGAAGAAGAGCGTGAATTCAAGGCACCGTTTAATAATGATGCCGCTGTACAAGCTCTGGCATCCGTAGCGGATCTCAAGGTTCAGGGCGTTAAGCTAATGATTGACGGCAAAGTAGTAGGTTACCTGCCAGACCAGCAATCGGCTGATGAAGTACTGGCTGAAGTGAAGCAAAAATATTCCGGAGTTCCTGCAACGACAGGGAAAAAGTCTGTTGTAGCAGCAGCATCCACAGTCCCAGTCAAACCAAATCCGGTAAAAGAAGTCGCATTTAAAGAAAATGTAGAGATGCAAACCGAAACAGTCGATGCATCTCAAATTTTGTCTGCCGATAAACTCGAGGAGTTGCTGGTAAAAGGCACCTTCAAGGATATGAAGCACACAGTCGTAGAAGGCGATTGCATCGGTTGCATCGCGAAGAAATACGACATTACATCAAAAGATATTTACGCGAACAACCCAGGTGTTACGGAAAATACCGTTCTTAAATTGGGACAAGAAATTAATGTAACCGCAGTGCGTCCACTGGTTACTGTACAAGTCAAAGAAGAAGTAGATCAGCAAGAGGTTATTGCTTTTAATACCCAAATTAAAAACAATGACAAGGTTCCTAAGGGCGAAACTAAGGTCGTACAAGAAGGTAAAAACGGCAGTAAAACAGTTAAGTACGAAGTTTTGAAAGAAAATGGACAAGTCGTTAATCGCAAAGTCATCAAACAAGATGTAACTGTGCAGCCTGTAACCCAAATTATGGAGCGCGGTACAAAAGTTATCCCATCGCGTGGTACAGGCCGTTTGAGCTGGCCTGCTAGCGGGTATATCAGCAGCGGCTTCGGCAAACGCTGGGGCAGCATGCATAAAGGGATTGATATTGCCGGTGCTGGTTCTGTCATGGCGGCAGACAATGGACGTGTTACGTTCGCTGGTTGGAATGGTGACTATGGAAAATCGGTTATCATCGACCACGGCAATGGAATGAAGACGTTGTACGGTCACATGAGCATCATTAATGTGAAAGCCGGCGATGTTGTTAGCCAAGGAAAGAAAATCGGCGTAAAGGGTTCTACTGGGCAATCGACCGGCGTCCACCTGCATTTTGAGGTTCTACAAAGTGGACGAAATCAAAACCCGATTCGTTACTTAAAATAG
- the yycF gene encoding response regulator YycF has protein sequence MAKLLVVDDEKPIADILKFTFEKEGYQVVCAYDGDEALVVVKDERPDLILLDVMLPGRDGMDVCRTVRQTYDVPIIMLTAKDSELDKVLGLELGADDYVTKPFSTRELVARVKAHLRRNRSKVEEKDSQHVLRVHELEIDLHSYTVEKVGEALELTHREFELLVYLARHQGQVLTREHLLQSVWGFDYFGDVRTVDVTIRRLREKIEDDPSQPKYIITRRGLGYTLRNPGMGGQPG, from the coding sequence ATGGCAAAACTCCTCGTAGTTGACGATGAAAAACCGATTGCAGATATTTTGAAATTCACGTTTGAAAAAGAAGGATATCAGGTCGTATGCGCCTATGATGGTGATGAGGCACTTGTCGTGGTCAAGGATGAGCGACCGGATCTGATTTTATTGGATGTTATGCTACCAGGCAGAGACGGAATGGACGTATGCCGAACTGTTCGCCAGACGTATGATGTTCCGATCATCATGCTGACTGCCAAAGACTCTGAATTGGATAAAGTACTCGGGCTGGAATTGGGAGCGGACGATTACGTGACGAAGCCATTTAGTACGCGTGAGCTGGTAGCCCGTGTAAAGGCCCATTTGCGTCGTAACCGCTCGAAAGTGGAAGAGAAGGATAGCCAGCATGTACTGCGCGTGCATGAGCTGGAAATCGATTTGCACTCGTATACCGTCGAAAAGGTGGGAGAAGCATTAGAGCTGACGCACCGTGAGTTTGAGCTGCTGGTGTACCTCGCTCGCCATCAAGGACAAGTATTGACGCGAGAGCATCTCCTGCAGTCGGTCTGGGGATTTGACTATTTTGGCGATGTGCGGACGGTAGATGTGACCATCCGTCGTTTGCGGGAAAAAATCGAGGATGATCCGAGCCAGCCGAAGTACATTATCACGCGACGTGGTTTGGGCTATACATTACGCAATCCCGGCATGGGAGGCCAGCCTGGATGA